CCCGTACATCACTGATGTATATGAGCGCGGCCTGTCACTCAACGTAATGTCCAAAGCATACGGTTTGCCAGGTTTGCGCGTCGGCTGGATTGCCAGTGCAGACGCCCATGTGTTATCAAAAATGGAACGCATGAAGCACTACCTTTCCATTTGTAATTCAGGACCGAGTGAACAACTGGCCGTGATTGCGCTACGCAACCGCAAAAAGCTTCTGCAGCGCAACAACGCCATCATCGACAAAAACCTGCCGAAATGGGATGCATTTTTTGCGCGCCACACCGACCTGTTCGACTGGCGCCCTCCTGATGGCTCGTGCATGGCTTTCCCTAAATACAAAGGCGCAGATGGTGTTGATGCGTTCTGCCAATCACTTGTTGAGGACTATGGCGTGCTTTTTTTGCCCGGTTCGATTTATCGCTCAGATCTGACGAAAACGCCGGCCAACCATTTCCGCCTTGGGTTTGGGCGCAAAGGACTGGATGCGGGCCTAAAAGCGCTCGAGTTGTATATTGAAGCATATTCGCGCCGCTGATTATCGCTCAACAGCTATGTTCAAATCGATAAAACATGTACGGAGTACAGTCGGGATGGGCTTGCTCTGGGCCATCGGTTGGGCAAGCGTTGGTGTACTCACGGGCATCGCTAGCAGCCTACTCCCCGGTGACCCGCTCGGAAAGTTTGACCCGGGCATCGCGCTTGCGTTGCCTGGCTTTCTAGCCGGCTTGTTGTTCTTCGGAATACTCAGATTTGCCCGAGGCGATCTCGGTATCTACACGCTTTCTCTAGCGCAAATCGCGGGCTGGGGCCTCGTCACAGGATTGCTCCTTGCACTACTCCCGCTTACCATGGGCACACTCAATCCGGCCTACCCTGCTGGACTTACAGCCATAAGCATAGTCGGTATTCTAACGCTTTTGAGTGCCTTATCAGCCGTAGGTGTAGCGCTGATATTGCGTATTGCTACACGTAAATAGCGCATCGTATAATAAAAGGGTAGATAAAACGGGATCGCATTATTGCCAAAAGTTCTGGATGTTGGAGCTCCACCAACTTACCAGACACCCATGCTTTCTTCAAAGTCCCCGGAATCCGTTGGCTACCTCACCTTGCGCGTAGTCGTTTCTATTTTACTGATCATCCACGGCATCGCCCGCATTTCACTCGGCATTGTAGATGATTTTGGAGGATTTCTCGATATGGTTGGCTTCCCTTTTGGTGTCGCAATTGCGTGGACGATAACCATCATCGAAATTGCTGGCGGCCTGATGCTGGCGCTTGGGCGGTGGGTGCAGTGGCTAGCGCTCTATTTTGCAGGGCAACTCATCATGGGCATCATACTCGTCCATGCCCAGGAAGGCTGGTTTGTGGTTGGCGCCGGCCGCAACGGCGTAGAATACAGCGTACTACTTATCACTGTATTACTGGTGCTCGCTTACGTTTCGCGGACGAAATCGAAACCAGAATAACAAACGGAACCGTGTTGAATATGCGCTGCTTATAAGTACTCGCTCGGAGCGACAGCCGGCTTAAGTACAGCGTAAAAAAGGGATGTGCGCGGATCCTGCACCAGAAAGGGCTGTTCTTTACTCCCGAATCAAACAGACCAAAAACCAGCAACATGACTGTCGATGATTTAAAAGTGCTCTACAACTACAGTCACTGGGCAAACGAGAAGCTCTTCGACGTCATTGCACAGTTACCCGAAGAGGCTTTTTCCAGGGAAGTAGCCGGCAGTTTTGGATCCATCAGGAATACGATGGTTCACATCCTGAGTGCTGAGTGGGGCTGGATGAGTCGATGCGGTGGACCTGCCCGGCCCAACAAATTGACACCTGACGCTTTCCTAACCCTGCAATCGTTGCGGGACACCTTCGACGAGGTCAGGCACCACATGCAAACTTTTCTTGATACCCTGCAAGAAGAAGACCTGGCGCGCATCATTAGCTATCCGGGAAACGCCGGCGCAATTCGCTCCATGCCCCTTGGCGAGCTTATGCAGCACACCGCCAACCACGCGGTACACCATCGCGGACAGGTCATGTTGATGATCAGGATGCTCGGACACTCCCCCGGCCATGCTGATATGCTGTT
The Bacteroidota bacterium DNA segment above includes these coding regions:
- a CDS encoding DoxX family protein, translating into MLSSKSPESVGYLTLRVVVSILLIIHGIARISLGIVDDFGGFLDMVGFPFGVAIAWTITIIEIAGGLMLALGRWVQWLALYFAGQLIMGIILVHAQEGWFVVGAGRNGVEYSVLLITVLLVLAYVSRTKSKPE
- a CDS encoding DinB family protein, whose translation is MTVDDLKVLYNYSHWANEKLFDVIAQLPEEAFSREVAGSFGSIRNTMVHILSAEWGWMSRCGGPARPNKLTPDAFLTLQSLRDTFDEVRHHMQTFLDTLQEEDLARIISYPGNAGAIRSMPLGELMQHTANHAVHHRGQVMLMIRMLGHSPGHADMLFYFAEEHGTIAW